From a region of the Spelaeicoccus albus genome:
- a CDS encoding GntR family transcriptional regulator produces MTGHPPDAGQADATDPADQLDLPSFDGRTSLRQQVGDALRALLISGRMRPGVLYSAPKLAARFGVSATPVREAMLDLVGEGLVEVVRNKGFRVTGMTGHELDCLAELRAMIEIPAMAAVAEECTGAVAEAVEALRPRARAICASARRKDLVGYLEADTRFHLDFLALHGNDHLVEVVRDLRSRSRLYGLDALADAGTLGDLAGDHEEMVDVALARRPERMREVMSRHIGLVRSTWAGDAG; encoded by the coding sequence TTGACCGGGCACCCGCCGGACGCCGGACAGGCGGACGCGACGGACCCCGCCGACCAGCTCGATCTGCCGAGTTTCGACGGCCGCACGAGCTTGCGCCAGCAGGTCGGCGACGCATTGCGCGCGCTGCTCATTTCCGGCCGAATGCGTCCCGGAGTGCTCTATTCGGCGCCCAAACTCGCGGCTCGCTTCGGAGTTTCGGCCACGCCGGTGCGCGAAGCAATGCTCGATCTGGTGGGTGAGGGCCTGGTGGAAGTGGTGCGGAACAAGGGGTTCCGGGTCACCGGCATGACGGGGCATGAACTCGACTGTTTGGCCGAGTTGCGCGCCATGATCGAGATTCCGGCCATGGCCGCGGTCGCCGAAGAATGCACTGGCGCCGTCGCCGAAGCAGTCGAAGCGCTGCGGCCGAGAGCGCGTGCGATTTGCGCGTCGGCGCGCAGAAAGGACTTGGTCGGCTACCTGGAGGCCGACACCCGTTTCCATCTGGACTTCCTCGCGCTGCACGGTAACGACCATCTCGTCGAGGTGGTGCGTGATCTGCGGTCGCGCTCGCGGCTGTACGGCCTCGATGCCCTGGCCGACGCCGGGACTCTCGGTGATCTGGCCGGCGATCACGAGGAAATGGTCGACGTGGCATTGGCACGACGCCCGGAGCGGATGCGTGAGGTGATGAGCCGTCATATCGGCCTGGTCCGGTCGACCTGGGCCGGGGACGCCGGATAG
- a CDS encoding ABC transporter permease: MKTATWAQIRAGAPRLIASSIAIILSVGFVVGTLALSASFNKTIATAVAAPLEHASVQVKGDRPAKDLAAVRGADHVKAADAVRQSYVGARIDGQRTNAEITSLPDKELRWQKLESGTWPSTPKQITLDKSSAANFHAKVGSTITVMKTTIDRRAQSVNETPVRVTVSGITENAGSVLSAGMVTATMTDAGRSSLDRDPAVNGILVASDGASDSAVSASVSHALDKAGLDASVQTHDQALDASVKQVTGNSDLLTMVVLVFATISLFVAAIVIANTFAVLVAQRTRELALLRCVGASKSQVRRSVYTEAFTTGFLASVIGVLAGYGLAAGVAALSSTGSTGIGLTAPSPNIAHIAIGIVAGVVVTMVAAMMPARRATKVRPVAAMRPVDSVPASSHAGVVRLCIAAVLIAGGSALLVAGALGAGLAAGLPGGVICFVGVLLASSLLVPLAVRGVGSLIAFTGVPGRLAAANAIRNPGRTATTAAALLIGVTLVTTVMVGATSVRGSLVSEVNDKRPVDLIVSTDHGMTAAQTASIRGADHVRDSTVVHGDRQKVGDSHLTLLGLETGTLDRVVHSDKLTPGNSQVIVNPGTAEQLHVQDGDSVPVGPEQRDLTVDVKSQAPDGSALVTAGTLHAMDADAPATQVWLRIDPSLSASDIQDMSSSITKDVPDANVSGGAAERAAYGQVISTMMLVVVGLLAIAVVIALVGVGNTLALSVMERRRESALLRAMGLTKGQLRGMLGLESILVAAVAALLGIGFGVFYGWAGTGAITSSSDLPTLLVIPWGQFGIVLAVAVLAGLIASILPARRATKLTPVEGMSMD; the protein is encoded by the coding sequence ATGAAAACCGCCACCTGGGCGCAAATCCGCGCGGGCGCCCCGCGTCTCATCGCCTCGTCGATCGCCATCATTCTGTCGGTCGGCTTCGTGGTCGGCACATTGGCCTTGTCCGCATCGTTCAACAAGACGATAGCGACGGCCGTGGCCGCGCCGCTCGAACACGCTTCCGTGCAAGTGAAGGGCGACCGGCCGGCCAAGGATCTGGCCGCCGTCCGCGGAGCCGATCACGTGAAAGCCGCCGACGCCGTCCGGCAAAGTTACGTTGGCGCCCGGATCGACGGGCAGCGCACCAATGCCGAAATCACCTCCTTGCCGGACAAGGAACTCCGGTGGCAAAAGCTCGAATCCGGCACCTGGCCCTCCACGCCGAAACAAATCACGCTGGATAAATCGTCGGCCGCGAACTTCCACGCCAAGGTCGGAAGCACCATCACGGTGATGAAGACGACAATCGATCGGCGTGCGCAATCTGTGAATGAGACGCCGGTGCGGGTCACGGTCTCCGGCATTACCGAAAACGCGGGCTCCGTGTTGAGCGCCGGAATGGTGACGGCGACGATGACGGACGCCGGGCGGTCCAGTCTCGACCGGGATCCCGCGGTGAACGGCATCCTCGTCGCCTCGGACGGCGCGTCGGATTCCGCGGTGTCCGCATCCGTCTCGCACGCGCTCGACAAGGCCGGGCTTGATGCAAGCGTGCAAACTCACGACCAAGCGCTGGACGCTTCGGTCAAACAAGTCACGGGCAACAGCGATCTGCTGACAATGGTCGTGCTCGTTTTTGCCACGATTTCCCTCTTCGTGGCCGCCATCGTCATTGCGAACACGTTCGCGGTGCTCGTCGCCCAACGCACCCGCGAGCTCGCTCTGCTCCGCTGCGTCGGCGCGTCGAAATCGCAAGTGCGCCGGTCGGTCTACACGGAGGCGTTCACTACTGGCTTCCTTGCGTCCGTGATCGGCGTGCTGGCCGGCTACGGTCTGGCGGCCGGGGTCGCCGCGCTGTCCAGCACCGGTTCGACGGGTATCGGCCTCACCGCCCCGTCGCCGAATATCGCCCATATCGCCATCGGGATCGTCGCGGGCGTCGTCGTCACAATGGTCGCCGCCATGATGCCGGCGCGCCGGGCCACCAAGGTGCGCCCCGTGGCGGCAATGCGGCCGGTCGATTCCGTCCCCGCATCGTCGCATGCCGGCGTGGTCCGGCTTTGTATTGCCGCGGTGTTGATCGCCGGCGGTTCGGCTCTCCTGGTAGCCGGCGCTCTCGGGGCGGGTCTTGCAGCGGGATTGCCGGGCGGCGTCATTTGCTTTGTCGGCGTGTTACTCGCCTCATCGCTTCTCGTGCCGCTCGCGGTCCGAGGTGTCGGCTCGCTCATCGCGTTCACCGGCGTGCCGGGTCGCTTGGCCGCGGCCAACGCGATCCGCAACCCCGGCCGCACCGCCACCACGGCGGCGGCCCTGCTGATCGGCGTCACTCTCGTCACGACGGTGATGGTCGGTGCCACATCGGTGCGCGGTTCACTCGTCAGCGAAGTCAACGACAAGCGGCCGGTCGACTTGATCGTGTCAACCGATCACGGAATGACCGCGGCGCAGACCGCATCGATCCGCGGTGCCGACCATGTCCGGGATTCGACAGTGGTGCACGGCGACCGGCAAAAGGTCGGCGATTCGCATCTGACGCTTCTCGGGCTGGAGACCGGCACGCTCGACCGGGTCGTGCACTCGGACAAGCTGACCCCCGGCAACTCGCAGGTCATCGTGAATCCCGGCACCGCCGAACAGCTGCACGTGCAGGACGGCGATTCGGTTCCCGTCGGCCCGGAACAGCGCGATCTGACGGTCGACGTCAAATCTCAGGCACCGGACGGTTCGGCGCTCGTCACGGCCGGCACGCTGCACGCGATGGACGCCGATGCTCCGGCCACCCAGGTGTGGCTGAGAATCGACCCGTCGCTCTCGGCGTCCGACATTCAGGACATGTCGTCCTCGATCACCAAGGACGTCCCGGATGCGAATGTCAGCGGCGGCGCGGCCGAGCGGGCGGCGTACGGTCAGGTCATCAGCACCATGATGCTCGTCGTCGTTGGTTTGCTGGCGATTGCAGTGGTCATCGCCCTGGTCGGTGTCGGCAACACCCTCGCCTTGTCCGTGATGGAACGGCGCCGCGAGTCGGCTTTGCTGCGGGCGATGGGACTGACGAAGGGGCAGCTGCGCGGAATGCTCGGGCTCGAGTCCATTTTGGTCGCGGCAGTCGCGGCGCTGCTGGGAATCGGGTTCGGCGTGTTCTACGGCTGGGCCGGCACCGGTGCCATCACGAGCTCCTCGGACCTTCCGACTCTGCTGGTGATTCCCTGGGGCCAGTTCGGAATCGTTCTCGCAGTGGCCGTGTTGGCCGGGCTCATCGCCTCGATCCTGCCGGCCCGTCGGGCCACCAAGCTCACGCCCGTCGAAGGGATGAGCATGGATTAA
- a CDS encoding ABC transporter ATP-binding protein, translating into MNFSARTYGGLSASDPENDTSAAAIPGTSPDALAAVSAIALTKKYGSRETAVTALDAVSVGFERGKFTAIMGPSGSGKSTLMHCLAGLDSASSGSVYLGGTEITRLGDKQLTRLRRDRVGFVFQAFNLVPTLTAKQNMLLPLELASRKPDRAWMDQVVSILGLEPRLKHKPHELSGGQQQRVAVARALLSRPDVIFGDEPTGNLDSNSGAEVLGLLRRSVRELSQTVIMVTHDPVAASYADRVVMLADGRIAGDISSPSEDDVIEALRRLGRTDEEAVSR; encoded by the coding sequence ATGAACTTCTCGGCCCGCACCTATGGCGGCTTGAGCGCCTCCGACCCGGAAAACGATACTTCCGCGGCAGCGATTCCCGGCACGTCGCCGGACGCCCTGGCCGCCGTCTCGGCCATCGCGCTGACCAAGAAGTACGGGAGCCGCGAAACGGCGGTGACCGCGCTCGACGCCGTATCCGTCGGCTTTGAACGCGGAAAGTTCACAGCCATCATGGGCCCGTCCGGCTCCGGTAAGTCCACGCTGATGCACTGCTTGGCCGGGCTCGATTCGGCCAGCAGCGGTTCGGTCTACCTTGGCGGCACCGAGATCACGCGACTGGGCGACAAGCAGCTCACCCGGCTTCGTCGCGACCGCGTCGGCTTCGTGTTCCAAGCGTTCAATCTGGTGCCGACGCTCACGGCCAAGCAAAACATGCTGCTGCCTCTCGAACTGGCTTCCCGGAAGCCCGACCGGGCCTGGATGGACCAGGTCGTGTCGATCCTCGGTCTGGAACCGCGGTTGAAGCACAAGCCTCATGAGCTTTCCGGCGGCCAGCAGCAACGCGTTGCAGTAGCCCGGGCGCTGCTCAGCCGGCCGGATGTCATATTTGGCGACGAACCGACGGGCAATCTCGATTCGAACTCCGGCGCCGAGGTTCTCGGACTGCTCCGCCGCAGCGTGCGCGAGCTGTCCCAAACGGTCATCATGGTCACTCACGATCCCGTGGCCGCTTCGTACGCCGACCGCGTGGTCATGCTTGCCGACGGTCGGATCGCCGGCGACATCTCCTCCCCGTCCGAGGACGACGTCATCGAAGCGCTCCGCCGTCTCGGCCGTACCGATGAGGAGGCGGTCTCCCGATGA
- a CDS encoding response regulator yields the protein MTSSSNSPIRVALVDDQELLRTGFRMVIDSQPDLEVVAEAADGVDAVQKLLAISADVVLMDVRMPRLDGIETTKRLLAEQESGRMHEARIVMLTTFDLDEYALAAIKAGASGFLLKDAQPEDLLAAIRTVHSGDAVIAPSTTRRLLDHVAPMLVVDAAPDDGPGRLGALTHREQEVLREMAHGLSNGEIAAKFYLSEATVKTHVGRILSKLDVRDRVQAVVVAYETRLVVPGE from the coding sequence ATGACTTCATCATCGAACTCCCCCATTCGCGTGGCGCTCGTCGACGACCAGGAACTGCTGCGGACGGGCTTCCGGATGGTGATCGACTCGCAGCCGGACCTCGAGGTGGTCGCCGAGGCGGCGGACGGCGTCGATGCGGTGCAAAAGCTGCTCGCCATTTCCGCCGACGTCGTGCTCATGGACGTCAGGATGCCCAGGCTCGACGGTATCGAGACAACGAAGCGTCTGCTGGCCGAGCAGGAATCCGGCCGCATGCACGAGGCGCGGATCGTCATGCTCACCACCTTCGACCTCGATGAATACGCGCTTGCCGCCATCAAGGCCGGAGCCAGCGGATTCCTGCTCAAAGACGCTCAGCCGGAGGATCTGCTGGCCGCGATTCGCACGGTGCACAGCGGCGACGCGGTGATCGCGCCGTCGACGACGCGTCGGCTGCTCGATCATGTGGCGCCCATGCTCGTCGTCGATGCTGCGCCGGACGACGGCCCGGGCCGACTCGGCGCGCTGACCCACAGGGAGCAGGAAGTCTTACGAGAAATGGCGCACGGCTTGTCGAACGGCGAGATCGCCGCCAAGTTCTATCTGTCCGAGGCCACCGTGAAGACACATGTCGGGCGGATTCTGTCCAAGCTTGACGTGCGTGACCGGGTGCAGGCCGTCGTCGTGGCATACGAAACGCGGCTCGTCGTCCCCGGCGAGTAG
- a CDS encoding sensor histidine kinase, which produces MGRRHQAYRWVREHPFVIDALMTVPLILVSLLFLTAQASSTRNSVVAAEITGIGMLIPLAWRRTRPVLSSAGVALFAIAYLTAGVFPNLPIVAVPMSVYALAAYGPRWAARAGLTTALIGSLLLPIRQYLPTLIRRPPSISSLAFDVIIGSVLIASICAAIVLIAWLLGDLTSVRRRQMLDLADRNRRLEIEREQETRLAASAERARIAREMHDVVAHSLSVMIAQADGGRYAAAADADAARRALGTISDTGRSALADMRRLLGVLRSGDDDADVRPQPTLADVPSLVSTIDRTGLPASLEQTGPPRPLPTGAELAIYRIVQESLTNTMKHGGPNARAHVRISYGPAGVEVRVRDDGRGAGADQTDGLGSGIRGMNERASLYGGDVTAGPSPGGGFAVHAYFPYQHGPYHQGSS; this is translated from the coding sequence ATGGGGAGGCGACACCAGGCGTACCGGTGGGTGCGTGAACATCCGTTCGTCATCGACGCGCTCATGACGGTCCCGCTGATCCTTGTCTCGCTGCTTTTTCTGACGGCGCAGGCGTCCAGCACCCGAAATTCGGTAGTTGCCGCGGAAATCACCGGCATCGGCATGCTGATTCCGCTGGCCTGGCGACGAACCCGGCCGGTGCTCTCCAGCGCCGGCGTGGCCCTGTTCGCCATCGCGTACCTGACGGCCGGCGTGTTTCCGAACCTGCCGATCGTCGCAGTGCCCATGTCGGTCTACGCGCTCGCGGCCTACGGCCCGCGCTGGGCGGCCCGAGCCGGCCTGACGACCGCGTTGATCGGCAGCCTGTTGCTGCCGATCCGCCAATACCTGCCCACGCTCATACGCCGGCCGCCTTCGATCTCGAGCCTGGCGTTCGACGTCATCATCGGCAGCGTGCTGATCGCCTCCATCTGCGCGGCAATCGTGTTGATTGCGTGGTTGCTGGGCGATTTGACGAGCGTCCGCCGCCGTCAAATGCTTGACCTTGCCGATCGAAACCGCCGTCTCGAGATCGAGCGCGAGCAGGAGACCCGACTGGCCGCCAGCGCCGAACGCGCAAGGATCGCCCGAGAGATGCACGACGTCGTCGCGCATTCGCTGTCGGTCATGATCGCCCAGGCGGACGGCGGCCGGTATGCCGCCGCGGCCGATGCGGACGCGGCCAGGCGCGCCCTGGGGACCATTTCGGACACGGGACGGTCGGCGCTTGCCGACATGCGCAGACTTCTCGGGGTGCTGCGCAGCGGCGACGACGACGCCGACGTCCGGCCGCAGCCGACGCTGGCCGACGTGCCGTCGCTGGTGTCGACGATCGACCGGACCGGCCTCCCGGCTTCGCTCGAACAGACCGGTCCGCCGCGGCCGTTGCCGACGGGCGCCGAGCTCGCGATCTACCGGATCGTCCAAGAAAGTCTGACGAACACCATGAAACACGGCGGGCCGAATGCGCGGGCGCACGTGCGCATCTCGTATGGACCGGCAGGCGTCGAGGTGCGGGTGCGCGACGACGGACGCGGCGCCGGCGCCGATCAGACCGACGGGCTCGGCAGCGGGATCCGCGGTATGAACGAACGCGCCTCGCTGTACGGCGGTGACGTCACGGCCGGCCCGTCGCCGGGCGGCGGCTTCGCGGTGCACGCCTACTTCCCGTACCAGCACGGCCCCTACCATCAAGGATCCTCATGA
- a CDS encoding GNAT family N-acetyltransferase: MTTSRYEFKNFTARLDGDKPDDATGHWIDAVSLGFHDRKPTDATKAVHIRRGAADGKTMTGAYDTRAPAEAMPGPVGTFVGYDKTLNVGGALLPAYLISAVTVRPTHRRNGLLRRMMTDGLAGAAEAGTPIAALTASEGTIYRRFGFGCAVNKKTMTVDTTPRFGMLVPAPGSVEIVDAGKLREIGPAVFDDYHRVQIGSVGRQGEYADIISGDLGENGEPDPAVRAAVHYDDAGVIDGYVSYKFAGWGQTPGTIDLIDLIALNPGAYRGLWEFLGSIDLVTRIKIPGALGDDLLAASLVDARTVNVTEDRDHLWLRILDTAACLEARDYDADGRLTFRVDDSLGYAAGTYLLEVAGGRGTVTKEPDDAPSDFKLDVADLSAIYLGAVSPLTLIDAGRITAASRDVATTLRAVFAPGGSVWCTTEF; the protein is encoded by the coding sequence GTGACCACATCTCGGTATGAATTCAAAAACTTCACGGCACGACTCGACGGCGACAAGCCGGACGACGCGACGGGGCACTGGATCGACGCCGTCAGTCTGGGCTTCCACGACCGTAAGCCGACGGACGCCACGAAGGCCGTCCACATCCGGCGGGGCGCGGCCGACGGCAAGACGATGACCGGAGCCTACGACACGCGGGCTCCGGCGGAAGCCATGCCCGGCCCCGTCGGCACCTTCGTCGGCTACGACAAGACGCTCAACGTCGGCGGCGCCTTGTTGCCGGCGTACTTGATCAGCGCCGTCACGGTTCGGCCCACCCACCGGCGCAACGGACTGCTGCGGCGCATGATGACCGACGGCCTGGCCGGGGCCGCCGAGGCCGGCACGCCGATCGCCGCCCTCACGGCCAGCGAGGGCACCATTTACCGCCGGTTCGGTTTCGGCTGCGCCGTCAACAAGAAGACGATGACCGTCGACACGACCCCGCGCTTCGGCATGCTCGTTCCCGCGCCCGGCAGCGTGGAGATCGTGGACGCCGGCAAGCTGCGTGAGATCGGGCCGGCCGTGTTCGACGACTATCACCGTGTGCAGATCGGGTCGGTCGGTCGGCAGGGCGAATACGCCGATATCATCTCCGGCGATCTCGGCGAGAACGGCGAGCCCGATCCGGCCGTGCGGGCCGCAGTGCACTACGACGACGCCGGCGTCATCGACGGATACGTCAGCTACAAGTTCGCGGGCTGGGGCCAAACGCCGGGGACTATCGACCTGATCGATCTGATAGCGCTGAACCCCGGCGCTTACCGGGGGCTGTGGGAATTCCTGGGCAGCATCGACCTGGTGACGCGGATCAAGATCCCCGGCGCGCTCGGCGACGATCTGCTCGCCGCCAGCCTTGTCGATGCGCGCACCGTCAATGTCACCGAAGACCGCGACCACCTGTGGTTGCGGATCCTCGACACCGCCGCCTGCCTGGAAGCCCGTGACTACGACGCGGACGGCCGGCTGACTTTCCGGGTCGACGACTCGCTTGGCTACGCCGCCGGCACGTACCTACTCGAAGTGGCCGGCGGCCGCGGGACCGTGACGAAGGAGCCGGACGACGCGCCGTCCGACTTCAAGCTGGATGTCGCGGACCTCTCCGCGATCTATCTGGGCGCCGTGTCCCCGCTGACGCTGATCGATGCGGGCCGGATCACCGCCGCGAGCCGGGATGTCGCCACCACACTGCGCGCCGTGTTCGCGCCCGGCGGCAGTGTGTGGTGTACTACCGAGTTCTAG
- a CDS encoding aldehyde dehydrogenase family protein, with product MTTANAHIASIVNGAQADAGAKEFVSRNPARTSDVVATVSLSGPDTLVNAARVARTAQRTWAEVPAPVRGTVIAAFSRLMKANKERLARIVTREIGKPYAESLGEVQEVIDTADYFLGEGRRLYGQTVPSEMPDKQLFTFRVPVGVATIVTAGNFPVAVPSWYIVPALVTGNAIVWKPAEYAAECARAFTEIAWRAGVPKDVLQLVYADGNDTYAGLEAALDAGLVDKIGFTGSSVVGHAIGELAGRHLQVPCLELGGKNPQVVAPDADLDLAVDGALFGGFGTAGQRCTSLGTLIVHRSVYDEFVAKFRTAVEDAVIGDPTEGVLYGPMLDQKFADHFEDILGWIQPHHTVIGSTGTGRITADNPRANFVGDPDEGVFYHPVILTGVRQDDAVFTEETFGPLVGVVAYDDFDEAIALANRSGYGLSASVYTNDPATAFRFRSGVSAGMVSVNNSTSGAEAHLPFGGNGRSGNGSRQSGLWVLDQFTKWQSMNWDFSGTLQKAQMDVVPTIGPELDYLLPE from the coding sequence ATGACAACCGCCAACGCGCACATCGCATCAATCGTCAATGGCGCCCAGGCCGACGCCGGGGCGAAGGAGTTCGTCTCGCGCAATCCGGCACGCACGTCGGACGTCGTGGCAACCGTGTCGCTGTCCGGCCCCGACACGCTTGTCAACGCCGCACGGGTCGCCCGCACGGCGCAGCGCACGTGGGCCGAGGTTCCGGCGCCGGTCCGAGGCACCGTGATCGCCGCATTCAGCCGGCTGATGAAGGCCAACAAGGAACGGTTGGCGCGCATCGTCACGCGGGAAATCGGCAAGCCGTATGCCGAGAGCCTTGGCGAAGTACAAGAGGTCATCGACACCGCCGACTACTTCCTGGGCGAGGGGCGACGGCTGTACGGCCAGACGGTGCCCAGCGAAATGCCCGACAAGCAACTTTTCACGTTCCGCGTGCCCGTCGGCGTGGCTACCATCGTCACGGCCGGCAACTTCCCGGTCGCGGTGCCGTCGTGGTACATAGTGCCGGCCCTTGTCACAGGCAATGCGATCGTGTGGAAGCCCGCCGAATACGCCGCTGAGTGCGCCAGAGCGTTCACCGAGATCGCGTGGCGCGCCGGAGTTCCGAAGGACGTGCTGCAACTCGTGTACGCCGACGGCAACGACACCTATGCCGGGTTGGAAGCGGCGTTGGACGCGGGCCTTGTCGACAAAATCGGATTCACCGGGTCGAGCGTCGTCGGGCACGCGATCGGTGAACTGGCCGGTCGGCATCTGCAGGTTCCCTGCCTCGAGCTCGGCGGCAAGAACCCGCAGGTGGTCGCGCCGGACGCCGATCTGGATCTGGCCGTCGACGGTGCGCTCTTCGGCGGGTTCGGCACCGCCGGTCAGCGCTGCACTTCGCTGGGCACCCTGATCGTGCACAGGTCCGTCTACGATGAATTCGTCGCCAAGTTCCGCACGGCAGTGGAAGACGCAGTGATCGGCGATCCCACCGAAGGCGTGCTGTACGGGCCCATGCTGGATCAGAAGTTCGCCGATCACTTTGAGGACATTCTCGGGTGGATCCAGCCGCACCACACCGTGATCGGGTCGACCGGCACCGGCCGCATCACCGCCGACAATCCGCGCGCGAATTTCGTCGGCGACCCGGACGAGGGCGTGTTCTACCACCCGGTCATCCTCACCGGCGTGCGGCAAGACGACGCAGTGTTCACCGAGGAGACGTTCGGACCGCTTGTCGGCGTTGTCGCCTACGATGACTTCGACGAGGCAATCGCGTTGGCCAACCGATCCGGTTACGGTCTGTCGGCATCCGTGTACACGAATGACCCGGCGACGGCCTTCCGGTTCCGGTCCGGGGTCTCGGCCGGCATGGTCAGCGTCAACAACTCGACGTCCGGCGCCGAGGCCCATCTGCCGTTCGGCGGCAACGGCCGCTCGGGCAACGGCAGCAGGCAGTCCGGGCTCTGGGTGCTCGACCAGTTCACGAAGTGGCAGTCGATGAACTGGGACTTCTCCGGCACCTTGCAAAAGGCCCAAATGGACGTCGTGCCGACAATCGGGCCCGAGCTCGACTACTTGTTGCCCGAGTAG
- a CDS encoding NAD(P)/FAD-dependent oxidoreductase — MTVELPDRADVVIVGGGAMGTSSAFHLAEAGVRVVVIERDEIASGSTSKAAGGVRAQFSDPVNIELGARSLAAFENFAVRPGAEIDLRRHGYLFLLDDDADLDAFTESVRLQNSRGVPSRIIDVDEAARLCPIVARDGLVGGAYSPTDGHCTPEAVAQGYAAGARRNGAAIVQHCTVSDVLVEGGAVAGVVTDRGTVHAPAVLCAAGAWSAAVGAMAGVELPVVPKRRQVIVTEPMPELPPNLPMTIDFGATFYFHPEGDGLLIGLSDPDESTGFHLERTERWMDLVAEAIAYRTPSLQSVGIRTGWAGLYEETPDQNALIGTAGDVPGFYYATGFSGHGFLQSPAVGEVMRDLYLGRRPAIDVSGLAVSRFAGTGARPEKNCV, encoded by the coding sequence ATGACTGTCGAACTGCCGGACCGGGCCGATGTCGTGATCGTCGGCGGGGGAGCGATGGGGACGTCGTCCGCGTTCCACCTGGCCGAAGCGGGCGTGCGCGTGGTGGTGATCGAGCGTGACGAGATCGCGTCCGGATCGACAAGTAAAGCCGCAGGGGGAGTGCGCGCCCAGTTTTCCGACCCGGTCAATATCGAACTCGGTGCGCGCAGTCTTGCCGCGTTCGAGAATTTCGCCGTCCGCCCGGGCGCGGAAATCGACTTGCGCCGACACGGCTATTTGTTCCTGCTCGACGACGACGCCGATCTCGACGCGTTCACCGAAAGCGTCCGCTTGCAAAATTCTCGTGGCGTGCCCTCGCGGATCATCGACGTGGACGAGGCCGCCCGGTTGTGCCCGATCGTGGCGCGGGACGGCCTGGTCGGCGGCGCGTATTCACCGACTGACGGACACTGCACCCCGGAAGCCGTGGCGCAAGGCTACGCGGCCGGTGCCCGCAGGAACGGCGCGGCGATCGTGCAGCATTGCACCGTCAGCGACGTGCTCGTCGAAGGGGGCGCGGTTGCCGGCGTCGTCACCGACAGAGGAACGGTGCACGCCCCGGCGGTCCTCTGCGCGGCCGGCGCCTGGTCGGCTGCCGTCGGCGCCATGGCCGGCGTCGAGCTGCCCGTGGTGCCGAAACGTCGACAGGTCATCGTCACCGAGCCGATGCCGGAGCTGCCGCCCAATCTGCCCATGACGATCGATTTCGGCGCGACGTTCTACTTCCATCCGGAAGGCGACGGTTTGCTTATCGGCCTCTCGGATCCGGACGAGTCGACGGGATTCCACCTCGAGCGCACCGAACGGTGGATGGACCTCGTGGCCGAGGCGATCGCGTACCGCACGCCGTCCCTGCAATCGGTGGGTATCCGGACCGGATGGGCTGGACTGTATGAAGAAACTCCCGACCAGAACGCGCTCATCGGCACGGCCGGCGACGTACCGGGCTTTTACTACGCGACCGGATTTTCCGGACACGGGTTTCTGCAAAGTCCGGCGGTCGGCGAGGTCATGCGCGATCTGTATCTCGGACGCCGTCCGGCCATCGATGTGAGCGGGCTGGCGGTCTCGCGGTTTGCGGGCACCGGCGCCCGGCCCGAAAAGAACTGCGTTTAG
- the pcp gene encoding pyroglutamyl-peptidase I, whose amino-acid sequence MTRKVPTVLLTGFEPFDGKSVNPSWQAVRMLTGRAEAGDSGRVGGDLVGGDLIGPELIGAELPCEFGTCGDVLADLIDDHRPDVVVCVGEAAGRAELSVERVAINIDDARIPDNAGRQPIDRPVIAGAPAAYFSTLPIKAAAAAVRAAGVPAGISQTAGTFACNHVFYRLMHLIATRNLRLRGGFVHVPSSPDMRAEDAARGLARVVRASLDASDDIVAVGGAEC is encoded by the coding sequence GTGACCCGCAAAGTTCCCACAGTGCTTCTTACCGGATTCGAACCGTTCGACGGCAAGTCGGTCAACCCGTCGTGGCAAGCGGTGCGCATGCTGACCGGCCGCGCCGAAGCCGGCGATTCCGGGCGGGTCGGCGGCGACCTGGTCGGCGGAGACCTGATCGGCCCGGAACTGATCGGCGCGGAACTGCCGTGTGAGTTCGGAACGTGCGGCGACGTGCTGGCCGACCTGATCGACGACCATCGGCCCGACGTCGTCGTCTGCGTCGGCGAGGCCGCCGGCCGCGCGGAGCTGTCGGTGGAGCGGGTGGCGATCAACATCGACGATGCGCGCATCCCCGACAACGCCGGACGGCAGCCGATCGATCGGCCCGTGATCGCGGGTGCGCCCGCCGCATATTTCTCCACTTTGCCGATCAAGGCGGCAGCGGCGGCCGTTCGCGCTGCCGGGGTTCCGGCCGGAATCTCCCAAACGGCAGGCACCTTCGCGTGCAATCACGTCTTCTACCGATTGATGCATCTGATCGCCACCCGAAACCTCCGCCTGCGCGGGGGTTTCGTACACGTGCCGAGCTCGCCGGACATGCGCGCCGAGGACGCGGCGCGCGGCCTTGCCCGGGTCGTGCGCGCCTCGCTGGACGCGTCCGACGACATCGTCGCGGTCGGCGGCGCAGAGTGTTAG